The Gemmatimonas aurantiaca T-27 DNA segment TGATCAGTAGTGGCAGACGGCGCAATCATACCGCGCCTTCTTCGGGGGCATCGCTTCCAGCTCGGGCGTCACCTTTTCACCAGCCAGGCGCGCACCCTCAGCAGGCTTGTAGCCCTGCACGTGGCAGTTGATGCACCAGCCCATGTTGAGCGAGTTCACCTGCTGCACAGCCACATAATTGGTATCCGGTCCCTGCGCGCCCTGGTTCTGAATCTGACCATGGCACGATTGGCAGGTGACGCCGGCGTTTACGTGGCGCATGTGCGGAAACTGCACATAGTCCGGCACCTTGTGCACGCGGTTCCAGGGAATCGGCTGATTCTTCTGCGCGTACGCGGCGACTTTCTTGATTTCCGCGGACTGCGCCTTCACGAGCGTGTGACAGCCCATGCAGGTCGCAACCGAGGCGTTACCCGGATCGGGTGACTTGTTGGCGGCGCTATGACAATACAGGCAGTTCATGCCTGCCTTCTGCACATGCGGCGCGTGGACGAACTTGACCGGTTGCTCGACGCGAAGCCCCTGCGACGACGATGCGCCGCTGTAGGCCGAGAGCAGCGTGGCTGCTGCAGCCAGCGCGAGGAACCCGGGAATCACCGTCCACTTCTTCTTGACCGTCATCGACTTTGGGCCGGGAAGGCGTAGGTGGCGGAAGACGCACGACATGCACGACAACGAACGTCCCTCTGCCGCGGTGCAAAGGCGATGTCCGTGTCATGCGTTGTGGCCACGGCCTAAGCCGTGTAAGTCGCTGTCAACTCGTTTCTTGCAAGCGCGAAGTATTACCGGCCCCGTATTTGTACGCAAGTGTAAAGCGTACAACAACGTGGGTAGATACCCGAGTGAAAAATACGGGTTTGCGCAGGCGTTGCCTTGCTTGCTCACGCGATTCGCCGCGCAATCGCATGATGTAGCCAGACGATTGCTCAGCCGCGAGCATCTTCGGCAATCGAGCGACCATCGGCGAAGTACGGCTCGCACTGCGAGAGGTCGGCTGGCAACAGGTCGACCAGGGCCCTGGCCTGCTGCGTGAGGCGCAACGGCCACCAACTGCTCCAGGTCAGCCGCTCTGGTCCAAGGGTCCGCACCAGGTGCGCAAAATGATCTTCCGGCGGCCCCCAGATCCAATGCCAGTCATACCAAACCCGGCGTTGTTCGGTGGGTGTGAGCCCCCAATGCACCTCTTCGACGAGCTCTCGGCTCCCACCAGCCACCACCATGCGGCATCTGGACTCCGGCAACCGCGCGAGCGCCCGCACCGAAGCGGCCGATAGATCGCCGGCCGTGTCGAGGTGGTGACGCTGCCGCAGATCTTCGAAGCGTACCGTCAGATGCAGCGCGAGACCCGCTTCTCCACAGGCATAAGCAAGCTCCGCCATGGCGGGATGTCCGGCGCCCAATCCCCATTGCGGTGGGCACGCCCGCACGGCCGGAGCCCCTTCGTCGCGCGCGTGCCGGAGCGCCTCTTCCCAGCGAGGCCAGTCGGGACGAATGAGGGGTACGGGCAACAGGTGCTCGCGGTGAGGCGCCAGCGTCGCATAGAGCGTGCGATTGCCGGGTTCCGGGTCCCGAAAGAACGTGCTGGGTAGATGTCCCACCCACGCCCCGGAAAACCCCTCGCGCTCCAACACCCGCACGAGGATCTGTGGCTCTGGATGCGGGATATCACGAAACGGGTACCCGCCAATCCAGGCACTCACATCGATAGGCAATGCGGTCGTGCTCATAGGCAGGCACCGGCCGAAGGCGCGCCCGGCGCGACGGCGCGGTCGAACGCGCCCGGTGGAAAGATCCGCACCGCATTGCGCCAACGCATGTCGGCGATCTCGTCGGGTGAAGCGCCGGTGTACGACAGGGCACGCAGTTTGGTGAGGCCGGTGCACAGCGTGAGATCGGCCGCCCACAACAGGCGCTTGGCCCCCACCCACTGCAGCGCCTGATCGATCATCCCTCGATCGATGCCACTGCCAGAGAGATCCATCACGACATTCGGCACGTCACGTACGGCTGGTGGTGTATGCGCCCAGTCGCCACCACCGCCGATGTGTGCGAGCAGAAAGGTCACCGTGGGATGTCGCTGCGCG contains these protein-coding regions:
- a CDS encoding cytochrome c3 family protein yields the protein MTVKKKWTVIPGFLALAAAATLLSAYSGASSSQGLRVEQPVKFVHAPHVQKAGMNCLYCHSAANKSPDPGNASVATCMGCHTLVKAQSAEIKKVAAYAQKNQPIPWNRVHKVPDYVQFPHMRHVNAGVTCQSCHGQIQNQGAQGPDTNYVAVQQVNSLNMGWCINCHVQGYKPAEGARLAGEKVTPELEAMPPKKARYDCAVCHY